A genome region from Micromonospora peucetia includes the following:
- a CDS encoding demethylmenaquinone methyltransferase gives MSRTPQGQRANLDKQPHEVAAMFDGVAARYDLTNTVLSFGQDRFWRRATRAALDLRPGDRVLDVGAGTGVSTEELAQSGAYAVGADLSLGMLRVGKRSRPQVPLLAGDALKLPFADASFDAVTISFALRNVNDTDAALREFARVTRPGGRLVVCEFSTPVNPVFRTAYLSYLMRSLPSVARAVSSNPDAYVYLAESIRAWPDQPALAARIGAAGWGRVAWRNMSGGIAALHRAVRVQTV, from the coding sequence CGCCAACCTGGACAAGCAGCCGCACGAGGTCGCCGCGATGTTCGACGGCGTGGCGGCCCGCTACGACCTGACCAACACCGTCCTCTCCTTCGGGCAGGACCGGTTCTGGCGGCGGGCCACCCGGGCCGCGCTCGACCTGCGGCCGGGTGACCGGGTGCTCGACGTGGGCGCCGGCACCGGTGTCTCCACCGAGGAGTTGGCGCAGTCGGGCGCGTACGCGGTGGGCGCGGACCTGTCCCTCGGCATGCTGCGTGTCGGCAAGCGCTCCCGCCCCCAGGTGCCGCTGCTGGCCGGGGACGCGTTGAAGCTGCCCTTCGCCGACGCCAGCTTCGACGCGGTGACCATCTCGTTCGCGCTGCGTAACGTGAACGACACCGACGCCGCGCTGCGTGAGTTCGCCCGGGTCACCCGGCCGGGTGGCCGGCTGGTGGTGTGCGAGTTCAGCACGCCGGTGAACCCGGTTTTCCGCACCGCCTACCTGTCGTACCTGATGCGTTCGCTGCCGAGCGTGGCACGCGCCGTCTCCAGCAACCCCGACGCGTACGTCTACCTGGCCGAGTCGATTCGGGCCTGGCCCGACCAGCCCGCCCTGGCCGCGCGGATCGGCGCGGCGGGCTGGGGCAGGGTGGCCTGGCGCAACATGTCGGGCGGGATCGCGGCACTGCACCGTGCCGTCCGCGTTCAGACGGTCTGA